From Micromonospora echinospora, one genomic window encodes:
- a CDS encoding non-ribosomal peptide synthetase translates to MTTLVWLLRWRAAHQPDRLGYVFLGDDGAEEALTYADLDRRARLIAAQLRQADIGVGERALLLYPPGAEFLAALFGCLYAGVVAVPTFPPNPMRLDRTMPRLLATVADAAPAVALTTAPLLTLAEGLAPAATAFGQIRWIATDGPAGETDWLPPPVDGDALAVLQYTSGSTGRPKGVMLSHGNLLHNSRLIRHFFGTTADSRGMSWLPPYHDMGLIGGLLQPMFGGFPVWLMSPLDFLRQPLTWLELLSQHRITVSGGPNFAYDLCVSKTTARQRERLDLSAWQVAFNGAEPVRHATMRRFAEAFAPAGFQTEAFLPCYGLAEATLIVTGGRASSTAGDVDRAALARGEVTPTDDPTRRLVSCGPSAPDQQIEIIDPDTSRRCPPDQVGEVWLRGPSVAHGYWGRPDDSREVFRARITDDPDNDYLRTGDLGFLRNGELVVTGRLKDLIIIRGRNLYPQDIEATAERAHTALRAGCGAAFAMEEDGEERLAIVHEVVRGSENIDVADIAGEIRRHVAEQHEAQVGLVVLIAAGGLPKTSSGKVRRDACRRQLLAGDLPELARSTTATGNPADPADAAVLHRAELAAASAERRRELLETYLRRLTATSCGMPPADLATDVPLLAAGLDSLAAQELLHRGEADLGLRLPLAAILSGATLADVAAQLADQVDTDPRTSHTATAPADTTAATTPLTPGQRALWFLQQMQPDSTAHTLATAFRLSGPLDTDALRRAFDTLMTRHPALRATFTIRDGEPIQQISPHSGTHLTRDATDLDDEAFARRLTDDVHRPFDLTTGPLVRLHLYRRAADEHVVLITAHHIVTDFRSTTTLGHELAALYTEHTGGQPAQLPAVPAGVADAHAWQEAYLDSPEGRAAARHWENEIGDGVPPTRLGTGPAGETSSTSATHVFRLDDTLAHRLRQRAAAERVTPYVLLLTGYLALLHRLTGQTDLAVGTPVAARGRHRPTDAVGYLMNPVMLRSQADHTVTFRQLLAQTRDRVIAAIEHQDFPSPLLAERHTAARGGLFHNMFIYNRPSAADTSAFPAVLLGHPGIRRPFGPLRAESLPVTLRECPFDSELSLSELDGGIVGLFRFRTAVLDPPAGQRFIDQLTALLGVAVDDPDASLGTILHATGPERVRIVEQWNHTARALDTDICVPRLFEQQVRRTPDAPALVAGAECLSYRQLDERANQLAHFLQAGGVERGDRVGIYLDRSRDMIIALIAVMKAGAAYVPVDPLNPPDRVAATFTDARVRTVLSQESLAGKLHHAAAPVILLDGRWPDIAGHPTTPPLPPPGPGDTAYVIYTSGSTGTPKGVDLPHRALSNYMQDAVDLFGIRPDDRVLQFFSISFDASGEEIYPALINGGCLVLRTDQMLADPATFLTTCAARDITVVHIPTGFWHDLVMALDEGTATLPESLRLIVVGGEAALAQRVTDWQRLVGTRVRLLNTYGPTEATITALAYELNTADLRAGVPIGRPVANTRAYVLDDDLQPVPVGVIGELYLGGAGLANGYLHRPGLSAERFVADPFGPPGSRLYRSGDLVRYQPDGALVFLGRADRQVKLNGYRVELGEVEVALRRLDRVADVVVVPSRRSGRLLAYLTPAGPVAPTAEQLRSALRTHLPEYMVPAQFVVLPAFPRTPSGKIDYAALPATAPAPGPTADATPEDLPQTPHERALAAIWSEVLDIPEVRRHDDFFALGGHSLLATKVLARVNDTLGRELTLRAVFEAPTLAVLAQRVDEAPASQSGPIPAAPRDEPLPLSFVQEAIWFLEQFEPGSTNYNVPRALRLRGEIDVTAVKQAFDDLEARHEILRTTFPDDGDGEPMQCVQPPRGIPVAVIDQTALPEADRDAHIRDFILNAGQQPFDLASDQLLRVTLIRLAADDHVLVAVEHHLVHDGWAQGVFLRDFLELYEARAASRPPRLPELPIQYADFAVWQRRMLQGARLEQLLAYWRQRLAGAPPLLRLPTDRPRPRVATIRGGEETLVIDAELTRDLRAFTQEHDATLYMTMLAGFVTVLYGHSGQDDILIGAGVANRHRPELENLLGMIINTIVLRTDLSGDPSFLELVDRVRETCLGAYAHQDLPFEKLVEKLRPPRNLSHMPLFQVMFSFLDTPMPALRLPGVELEVLNAHNRSAKFDLNAIVIPHAEQRFHDAATAAREEPDETITLLVEYNADLFDATTIRRLLDHYRTVLWSAVGHPRRSVHQLIDPLELPTRPAAT, encoded by the coding sequence GTGACCACCCTGGTGTGGCTGCTGCGGTGGCGGGCAGCCCACCAGCCGGATCGGCTGGGTTACGTCTTCCTCGGCGACGACGGCGCCGAGGAGGCGCTCACCTACGCCGACCTCGACCGGCGGGCCCGCCTCATCGCGGCCCAGCTGAGGCAGGCCGACATCGGCGTAGGCGAGCGGGCCCTCCTGCTCTACCCACCGGGAGCCGAGTTCCTGGCCGCCCTGTTCGGCTGTCTGTACGCGGGCGTTGTCGCGGTCCCCACGTTCCCGCCTAACCCGATGCGACTGGACCGGACGATGCCGCGTCTGCTAGCCACCGTCGCCGACGCCGCACCGGCCGTGGCGCTGACCACCGCCCCGCTGCTGACTCTCGCCGAAGGCCTCGCCCCGGCCGCGACCGCATTCGGCCAGATCCGATGGATCGCCACCGACGGACCGGCGGGGGAGACGGATTGGTTGCCACCGCCTGTGGACGGTGACGCTCTCGCGGTTCTGCAGTACACGTCCGGGTCGACGGGCAGGCCGAAGGGCGTGATGCTCTCGCACGGCAACCTGCTGCACAACTCTCGGCTGATCCGGCACTTCTTCGGCACCACCGCGGACAGCCGTGGCATGAGCTGGCTGCCCCCGTACCACGACATGGGCCTTATCGGCGGGCTGCTGCAACCGATGTTCGGCGGTTTCCCAGTCTGGCTCATGTCTCCACTGGACTTCCTGCGGCAGCCGCTCACCTGGCTCGAGCTGTTGTCGCAGCACCGGATAACCGTCAGCGGCGGCCCGAACTTCGCCTACGACCTGTGCGTCAGCAAGACAACCGCACGACAACGCGAGCGGTTGGACCTCAGCGCCTGGCAGGTGGCCTTCAACGGTGCCGAACCGGTCCGGCACGCCACGATGCGGCGCTTCGCCGAAGCGTTCGCTCCGGCGGGCTTCCAGACCGAGGCGTTCCTACCCTGCTATGGCTTGGCCGAGGCCACGCTCATCGTCACCGGCGGCCGCGCATCCTCCACGGCCGGCGACGTCGACCGTGCCGCCCTCGCCCGAGGCGAGGTGACGCCCACCGACGATCCCACCCGCCGGCTCGTCAGCTGCGGGCCCAGCGCACCGGACCAGCAGATCGAGATCATCGACCCGGACACGTCACGCCGATGCCCACCCGACCAGGTCGGTGAGGTGTGGCTCCGCGGCCCCAGCGTGGCCCACGGCTACTGGGGCCGCCCCGACGACAGCCGCGAGGTCTTCCGAGCCCGGATCACCGACGACCCCGACAACGACTACCTGCGCACCGGGGACCTCGGTTTTCTCCGTAACGGCGAACTAGTCGTCACCGGACGGCTCAAGGACCTGATCATCATCCGGGGCCGCAACCTCTATCCCCAGGACATCGAGGCAACCGCCGAGCGGGCACACACCGCCCTCCGGGCCGGCTGCGGCGCCGCCTTCGCCATGGAAGAAGACGGCGAGGAACGCCTGGCGATCGTGCACGAAGTTGTCCGTGGCAGCGAGAACATCGACGTCGCGGACATCGCCGGTGAGATCCGCCGACACGTCGCCGAGCAGCATGAGGCACAGGTCGGACTGGTAGTGCTGATCGCCGCTGGCGGGCTGCCCAAGACCTCCAGCGGCAAGGTGCGCCGCGACGCCTGCCGCCGACAGCTCCTCGCCGGTGATTTGCCCGAGCTGGCCCGCAGCACCACCGCCACAGGCAATCCTGCCGACCCGGCCGACGCTGCCGTCCTCCACCGGGCGGAGCTCGCCGCCGCCTCGGCCGAACGACGACGCGAACTGCTCGAGACCTACCTACGACGGCTGACCGCGACATCCTGCGGGATGCCGCCGGCCGACCTCGCCACCGACGTGCCGCTACTCGCGGCCGGACTGGACTCCCTGGCCGCCCAGGAACTCCTGCACCGCGGCGAGGCGGACCTCGGACTGCGGCTACCGCTGGCCGCCATCCTCAGCGGAGCGACCCTGGCTGACGTGGCCGCTCAACTCGCCGACCAGGTCGACACCGACCCGCGCACCAGCCACACGGCCACCGCCCCGGCCGATACGACCGCAGCAACCACCCCGCTCACGCCCGGACAACGCGCACTGTGGTTCCTGCAACAGATGCAGCCCGACAGCACGGCGCACACCCTGGCCACCGCGTTCCGGTTGAGCGGGCCGCTGGACACCGACGCCCTGCGCCGCGCCTTCGACACGCTGATGACCCGGCACCCCGCGCTGCGGGCCACCTTCACCATCCGCGACGGAGAACCGATCCAGCAGATCAGCCCCCACAGCGGCACCCACCTGACCCGCGACGCCACCGACCTCGACGACGAGGCGTTCGCGCGACGGCTCACCGATGACGTGCACCGGCCATTCGACCTGACCACCGGCCCGCTGGTGCGGCTTCACCTGTACCGGCGCGCCGCCGATGAACACGTCGTCCTGATCACCGCCCACCACATCGTCACCGACTTCCGCTCCACCACGACGCTCGGCCACGAACTCGCTGCTCTCTACACCGAGCACACAGGCGGTCAACCGGCGCAGCTTCCCGCCGTACCAGCGGGTGTTGCCGACGCTCACGCATGGCAGGAGGCGTACCTCGACTCGCCCGAGGGCCGTGCCGCAGCACGGCACTGGGAAAACGAAATCGGCGACGGGGTGCCACCGACCCGCCTGGGAACAGGGCCGGCGGGGGAGACGTCCAGCACCTCGGCCACCCACGTGTTCCGCCTCGACGACACGCTGGCCCACCGGCTACGCCAGCGCGCGGCGGCCGAGCGCGTGACCCCGTACGTGCTGCTGCTCACCGGCTACCTGGCACTGCTGCACCGGCTGACCGGCCAGACCGATCTGGCCGTCGGCACGCCCGTCGCTGCCCGCGGCCGCCACCGCCCGACCGACGCCGTCGGGTATCTCATGAATCCGGTGATGCTGCGCAGCCAGGCCGACCACACCGTCACCTTCCGCCAACTGCTGGCACAAACCCGAGACCGGGTCATCGCCGCCATCGAGCATCAGGACTTCCCCAGCCCGCTGCTCGCCGAGCGGCACACCGCAGCGCGCGGCGGACTGTTCCACAACATGTTCATCTACAACCGGCCGTCCGCGGCGGACACCTCGGCGTTTCCGGCGGTGCTGCTCGGCCATCCCGGAATCCGACGACCATTCGGCCCGCTACGCGCCGAATCCCTGCCGGTCACGCTACGGGAGTGCCCCTTCGACAGCGAGCTGTCGCTGTCCGAGCTCGACGGCGGAATCGTCGGCTTGTTCCGGTTCCGCACCGCCGTACTCGACCCACCGGCCGGACAACGTTTCATCGACCAGCTGACAGCCCTGCTCGGTGTCGCCGTCGACGACCCGGACGCCTCGCTCGGCACGATACTGCACGCCACCGGCCCCGAGCGCGTACGCATCGTCGAGCAGTGGAACCACACCGCACGAGCCCTCGACACCGACATCTGCGTGCCACGCCTGTTCGAGCAACAGGTCCGTCGTACCCCTGACGCGCCGGCCCTTGTCGCCGGCGCGGAGTGCCTGTCCTACCGGCAGCTCGACGAGCGCGCCAACCAGCTAGCCCACTTCCTCCAGGCCGGCGGCGTCGAACGCGGCGACCGGGTAGGCATCTACCTGGACCGCAGCCGGGACATGATCATCGCCCTGATCGCGGTCATGAAGGCCGGTGCCGCGTACGTCCCGGTCGACCCGCTCAACCCGCCCGACCGTGTCGCCGCGACCTTCACCGACGCGCGGGTACGGACGGTCCTCAGCCAGGAGAGCCTCGCCGGAAAGCTCCACCACGCCGCCGCGCCGGTGATCCTCCTCGACGGCCGGTGGCCCGACATCGCGGGTCACCCGACGACGCCCCCTCTTCCTCCCCCCGGACCCGGCGACACCGCCTACGTCATCTACACCTCCGGATCCACCGGCACCCCCAAGGGCGTCGACCTGCCGCACCGTGCCCTCAGCAACTACATGCAGGACGCCGTCGACCTGTTCGGTATCCGCCCCGACGACCGGGTGCTCCAGTTCTTCTCCATCAGCTTCGACGCCAGCGGCGAGGAGATCTACCCGGCCCTGATCAACGGCGGCTGCCTGGTGCTGCGAACCGACCAGATGCTCGCCGACCCCGCGACGTTCTTGACCACCTGCGCCGCCCGGGACATAACGGTGGTGCACATCCCCACCGGCTTCTGGCACGACCTCGTCATGGCCCTCGACGAGGGCACCGCCACCCTCCCCGAGAGCCTGCGGCTCATCGTCGTCGGCGGCGAAGCCGCGCTCGCCCAGCGGGTGACGGACTGGCAGCGGCTCGTTGGCACCAGGGTGCGGCTGCTCAACACATACGGCCCGACCGAGGCGACCATCACCGCGCTCGCCTACGAGCTGAACACCGCCGATCTGCGCGCGGGTGTACCGATCGGCCGGCCCGTCGCCAACACCCGCGCGTACGTCCTCGACGACGACCTTCAACCGGTACCCGTCGGGGTCATCGGAGAGCTGTACCTCGGCGGAGCAGGCCTCGCCAACGGCTACCTCCACCGGCCCGGCCTGAGCGCGGAGCGGTTCGTGGCCGACCCGTTCGGCCCACCCGGCAGCCGGCTCTACCGCAGCGGCGACCTGGTCCGCTACCAACCCGATGGCGCGCTCGTCTTCCTCGGACGCGCCGACCGGCAGGTCAAGCTCAACGGCTACCGCGTCGAGCTCGGCGAAGTCGAGGTGGCGCTGCGACGCCTCGACCGCGTGGCCGACGTCGTCGTTGTGCCGTCCCGCCGTTCCGGTCGCCTCCTGGCCTACCTGACGCCCGCTGGGCCGGTGGCACCCACCGCCGAGCAACTACGCTCCGCCCTGCGAACCCACCTACCCGAGTACATGGTGCCAGCGCAGTTCGTCGTCCTCCCGGCGTTCCCCAGAACCCCCAGCGGCAAGATCGACTACGCGGCGCTGCCCGCCACCGCCCCCGCACCCGGGCCCACCGCCGACGCCACACCCGAGGATCTGCCGCAGACGCCCCACGAACGGGCCCTCGCGGCGATCTGGAGCGAGGTGCTGGACATACCCGAGGTCCGCCGGCACGACGACTTCTTCGCCCTCGGCGGCCACTCGCTGCTGGCGACCAAGGTGCTGGCCAGGGTCAACGACACCCTCGGCCGCGAACTCACGCTACGGGCGGTGTTCGAGGCACCCACCCTCGCCGTGCTCGCGCAACGTGTCGACGAGGCACCCGCGAGCCAGTCCGGGCCCATCCCCGCCGCCCCGCGCGACGAACCGCTGCCGCTGTCCTTCGTCCAGGAGGCGATCTGGTTCCTCGAGCAGTTCGAGCCGGGCAGCACCAACTACAACGTTCCCCGGGCGTTGCGCCTGCGTGGCGAGATTGACGTGACGGCGGTCAAACAGGCCTTCGACGACCTGGAAGCGCGCCACGAGATCCTCCGAACCACCTTCCCCGACGACGGTGACGGCGAACCGATGCAGTGCGTCCAGCCTCCGCGGGGCATCCCCGTGGCGGTGATCGACCAGACCGCCCTGCCCGAAGCCGACCGGGACGCCCACATCCGTGACTTCATCCTGAACGCCGGGCAGCAGCCCTTCGACCTGGCCAGCGACCAACTGCTGCGGGTCACGCTGATCCGCCTGGCCGCCGACGACCACGTGTTGGTCGCCGTGGAACACCACCTCGTCCACGACGGCTGGGCCCAGGGCGTCTTCCTCCGCGACTTCCTCGAGTTGTACGAGGCCCGCGCGGCCAGCCGACCCCCACGCCTGCCGGAACTGCCCATCCAGTACGCCGACTTCGCCGTCTGGCAGCGCAGGATGCTGCAAGGCGCCCGCCTCGAGCAGCTACTGGCCTACTGGCGGCAGCGTCTCGCCGGTGCCCCGCCGCTGCTCCGGCTGCCCACCGACCGGCCCCGGCCCCGGGTGGCGACCATCCGCGGCGGTGAGGAAACCCTCGTCATCGACGCCGAGCTGACCCGGGACCTGCGTGCGTTCACCCAGGAACACGACGCCACGCTCTACATGACCATGCTCGCCGGGTTCGTGACCGTCCTGTACGGCCACAGCGGCCAGGACGACATCCTCATCGGCGCCGGCGTCGCCAACCGGCACCGACCCGAACTGGAAAACCTCCTCGGCATGATCATCAACACCATCGTCCTGCGCACCGACCTGTCCGGCGACCCGTCGTTCCTCGAGCTGGTCGACCGGGTACGGGAGACGTGCCTCGGCGCCTACGCCCACCAGGACCTACCGTTCGAGAAGCTCGTCGAGAAGCTGCGGCCCCCACGCAACCTCAGCCACATGCCGCTGTTCCAGGTGATGTTCAGCTTCCTCGACACGCCGATGCCGGCGCTGCGACTGCCCGGCGTCGAACTGGAAGTGCTCAACGCGCACAACCGGTCCGCCAAGTTCGACCTGAATGCCATCGTCATCCCGCACGCCGAGCAGCGATTCCACGACGCCGCCACGGCGGCACGCGAGGAACCGGACGAGACGATCACCCTTCTGGTGGAGTACAACGCCGATCTGTTCGACGCCACCACCATCCGCCGGCTGCTGGATCACTACCGAACCGTGCTGTGGTCGGCCGTCGGGCACCCGCGCCGATCCGTCCACCAGCTCATCGACCCACTGGAGCTGCCGACCAGACCGGCGGCGACGTGA
- a CDS encoding VOC family protein, with amino-acid sequence MRQTRPTAATEDSGDHLRLRFHHLAVQTTDLNNSVSWYRDYLGAEQVWSLDDFSELTRSRLPGIRAMAEVAVGDIRIHLFERPGGAADPATSRSQFQHLCIRVRSVEELAAMRQRWTDLRSTGRYSFALDEQPTDIVTDSDGVQSFYTYDVNGLEFEFTYMPSGMS; translated from the coding sequence ATGAGACAGACGCGACCGACTGCGGCCACCGAGGACTCCGGCGATCACTTGAGGCTGCGGTTCCATCACCTGGCCGTGCAGACGACCGACCTCAACAACTCCGTCTCCTGGTATCGGGACTACCTCGGCGCGGAACAGGTGTGGTCGTTGGACGACTTCTCCGAGCTGACCCGCAGTCGGTTGCCGGGGATCCGGGCGATGGCCGAGGTGGCCGTGGGCGATATCCGTATCCATCTGTTCGAACGGCCGGGCGGGGCAGCGGATCCGGCCACGAGCCGGTCACAGTTCCAGCACCTGTGCATCCGGGTCCGCTCGGTGGAGGAGTTGGCGGCGATGCGGCAGCGGTGGACCGATCTGCGCTCCACCGGCCGGTACTCGTTCGCGCTCGACGAGCAGCCCACCGACATCGTCACCGACAGCGACGGCGTGCAGAGCTTCTACACCTATGACGTCAACGGGCTCGAATTCGAGTTCACATACATGCCGAGTGGCATGTCGTGA
- a CDS encoding gamma-glutamyltransferase family protein, protein MTVIRPPLAGDLGAVSSTHWLASGAAMSVLERGGNAFDAAVAAGFVLQVVEPHSNGLGGDVAIALYSRSAGAARIVCGQGPTPRAATIEAFTALGISRIPAAGVLPACVPGAFGAWLRLLAEFGTMLLADVLQPAIAYAAGGYPLLPSTAQTIAVLAPLFVDEWTESARTYLPGGSTPAAGSRMRNPALAATFERLVTEAGAVSADRETQIEAAHNAFYQGFVAERIDGFLRRTEVFDSTGRRHRGLLTADDLAYWRADVEDPYALTYGDLTVLKSGPWSQGPVFLQQLALLDGFDLPAMGLNSVEYIHLLTEAAKLAFADREGWYGDPRHVPVPMAQLLTAEYTRQRRSLIGGEATIDPQPGLPCAGDPWIPQPEPDEPVADAPEWLTQLRSGIPTVGVTRAGAGNTCTVAVVDRAGNMVVAVPSGGWLKSSPVIPGLGLSLGTRAQTMWLSPGHPNTLAPGKRPRTTLSPGVVLRDGEPYLALGTPGGDQQDQWTLQTLLAATRFGLDLQAATEVPAFHIDHFPQSFAPRTARPGVVVVEASHDSSVLAGLRSRGHRLDVVPANTLGKVCAVGVDPVTGFLRAAAGARGRQAYAMCR, encoded by the coding sequence ATGACGGTTATCCGCCCGCCCCTAGCCGGCGACCTCGGGGCGGTCTCCTCGACCCACTGGCTTGCCTCAGGCGCCGCCATGTCGGTTCTCGAACGCGGCGGTAACGCCTTCGACGCCGCTGTGGCCGCCGGGTTCGTCCTCCAGGTCGTCGAGCCGCATTCCAACGGCCTCGGTGGCGACGTCGCGATCGCCCTCTACTCACGATCCGCTGGGGCGGCGCGGATCGTCTGCGGTCAGGGACCGACCCCGAGGGCGGCAACGATTGAGGCGTTCACCGCGCTCGGGATCTCCCGAATACCCGCCGCCGGCGTGCTTCCGGCGTGTGTGCCGGGTGCCTTCGGGGCCTGGCTACGGCTGCTCGCGGAGTTCGGCACCATGCTGCTGGCCGACGTTCTGCAACCCGCGATCGCCTACGCCGCGGGCGGCTATCCGCTGCTACCGAGCACCGCGCAGACCATCGCCGTGCTGGCCCCGCTGTTCGTCGACGAGTGGACCGAGTCCGCGCGGACCTACCTTCCGGGCGGGTCGACGCCGGCCGCCGGATCCCGGATGCGTAATCCGGCGCTGGCGGCGACGTTCGAGCGGCTCGTCACGGAGGCAGGGGCCGTGTCCGCCGACCGGGAGACGCAGATCGAGGCCGCCCACAACGCCTTCTACCAGGGGTTCGTGGCCGAGAGGATCGATGGTTTCCTGCGTCGCACTGAGGTGTTCGACTCGACCGGCCGACGCCACCGCGGCCTACTGACCGCCGACGACCTGGCCTACTGGCGAGCGGACGTGGAGGACCCGTACGCCCTGACCTACGGCGACCTCACCGTGCTCAAGTCGGGCCCGTGGTCGCAGGGTCCGGTGTTCCTGCAGCAACTGGCGCTCCTCGACGGCTTCGATTTGCCCGCCATGGGTCTCAACAGCGTCGAGTACATCCACCTGCTCACCGAGGCGGCCAAGCTCGCCTTCGCCGACCGGGAGGGCTGGTACGGCGATCCCCGACACGTGCCGGTGCCGATGGCGCAGCTCCTCACCGCCGAGTACACGCGCCAGCGGCGCTCGCTGATCGGCGGGGAGGCCACCATCGACCCGCAGCCGGGTCTGCCGTGCGCCGGTGATCCCTGGATACCGCAGCCCGAGCCGGACGAGCCGGTGGCCGACGCCCCGGAGTGGCTGACCCAGCTGCGCAGTGGCATCCCGACGGTGGGCGTCACCCGCGCGGGGGCCGGGAACACCTGCACGGTCGCGGTGGTGGACCGGGCCGGAAACATGGTGGTCGCCGTTCCCAGCGGAGGCTGGCTGAAGAGCTCACCGGTCATACCGGGCCTCGGTCTCTCGCTCGGCACGCGCGCACAGACGATGTGGCTGTCGCCCGGGCATCCCAACACGCTCGCTCCCGGGAAACGTCCCCGCACGACGTTGAGCCCTGGTGTCGTCCTGCGTGACGGTGAGCCGTACCTGGCGCTGGGTACCCCCGGTGGTGACCAGCAGGACCAGTGGACGCTCCAGACACTGCTGGCCGCCACCCGGTTCGGGCTGGATCTCCAGGCGGCCACCGAGGTTCCCGCCTTCCACATCGATCACTTTCCGCAGTCCTTCGCGCCGCGCACGGCGAGGCCGGGGGTCGTGGTCGTCGAGGCGTCGCACGATTCGTCGGTCCTGGCCGGGCTCCGGTCCCGAGGGCACCGACTGGATGTCGTGCCGGCGAACACGTTGGGCAAGGTCTGCGCGGTCGGTGTCGACCCGGTCACCGGTTTCCTGCGGGCGGCCGCCGGCGCGCGGGGACGTCAGGCGTACGCGATGTGCCGGTGA
- a CDS encoding carbamoyltransferase N-terminal domain-containing protein, with the protein MLICGVKVSHDGGVAVIDDGTLLFSVEAEKIGNGLRYSPLGDLHRVAEILTAHGIAPDTVDQFVLDGWWDETGSGTPSIATTRGGRPGIVQVAPYVHSGRGSAPLDRFTFTTDGLRGSGETSYASYYHATGHVMGTYSTSPFAQRGEDALVLVWDGGIAPRLYHVDPTGHTVRLVAPLLSAIGNLFPHLCGTLEPFRMPAAVISADEAHQRRHLEISGKAMAYAALGRVEDDAFGVLDALLEANPPVSDQACVQVAEKLTVSRSELLPGLRDADIIATVQAYLGARLLQSLLRVVDRRHPDTRPNLCLGGGCALNIKWNTAIRATGRFSDVWIPPFPNDSGAAIGTAATELFHRHRTPAVRWNVYQGPRLTPQVPGPPWRARPCDPKQVAEILHREGEPVVVLDGRAELGPRALGNRSILAPAVSPVMKDRLNNIKGRAFYRPVAPICLASRAEEVFDPGCPDPYMLFEHRPRPDWADRIPAVLHLDGTARLQTVDESSPCAAARILVEYTRISGIPVLCNTSANLAGHGFFADVATAARWGGVRYVWSDGLLYTNEQSGS; encoded by the coding sequence GTGTTGATCTGCGGTGTGAAGGTCTCGCACGACGGTGGCGTCGCGGTGATCGACGACGGCACGCTGCTGTTCAGCGTCGAAGCCGAGAAGATCGGCAACGGACTGCGGTACAGCCCGCTCGGCGACCTGCACCGGGTCGCGGAGATCCTCACCGCGCACGGCATCGCTCCCGACACCGTCGACCAGTTCGTCCTCGACGGCTGGTGGGACGAGACCGGATCGGGAACACCGAGCATCGCCACCACCCGAGGCGGCCGGCCTGGCATCGTGCAGGTGGCGCCGTACGTGCACAGCGGACGCGGCAGCGCACCCCTGGACCGGTTCACGTTCACCACCGACGGGCTGCGCGGCAGCGGCGAGACCAGCTACGCGAGCTACTACCATGCCACCGGCCACGTCATGGGCACCTACAGCACGAGCCCATTCGCCCAACGCGGTGAGGACGCGCTGGTGCTGGTCTGGGACGGCGGCATCGCGCCACGGCTCTACCACGTCGATCCGACGGGCCACACGGTCCGCCTCGTCGCCCCGCTCCTGTCGGCCATCGGCAACCTGTTCCCGCACCTGTGCGGCACACTCGAGCCGTTCCGGATGCCCGCCGCCGTCATCAGCGCCGACGAGGCCCACCAGCGACGGCATCTGGAGATCTCCGGCAAGGCGATGGCCTACGCCGCGCTCGGCCGTGTCGAGGACGACGCGTTCGGCGTCCTCGACGCTCTGCTCGAGGCGAACCCGCCGGTCTCCGACCAGGCGTGCGTCCAGGTCGCCGAGAAGCTCACCGTCTCCCGCAGCGAACTGCTACCCGGTCTCCGGGACGCCGACATTATCGCGACAGTGCAGGCCTACCTGGGCGCCCGGCTGCTGCAGAGTCTGCTCCGGGTGGTCGACCGCCGTCACCCCGACACGCGACCCAACCTGTGCCTGGGCGGCGGCTGCGCGCTCAACATCAAGTGGAACACCGCCATCAGAGCCACCGGCCGGTTCAGCGACGTGTGGATCCCCCCGTTCCCCAACGACTCCGGCGCGGCCATCGGCACCGCGGCCACCGAGCTGTTCCACCGCCACCGGACGCCGGCCGTACGGTGGAACGTCTATCAGGGACCGCGGCTGACACCCCAGGTTCCCGGACCGCCGTGGCGGGCCCGCCCGTGCGACCCGAAGCAGGTCGCCGAGATCCTGCACCGCGAGGGCGAACCGGTGGTGGTCCTCGACGGCCGCGCCGAACTCGGTCCCCGCGCACTGGGCAACCGCAGCATCCTCGCCCCCGCCGTGTCACCGGTGATGAAAGACCGACTCAACAACATCAAGGGCCGGGCCTTCTACCGGCCTGTCGCCCCGATCTGCCTCGCCTCCCGCGCCGAGGAGGTCTTCGACCCTGGCTGCCCGGATCCCTACATGCTCTTCGAACACCGTCCCCGACCCGACTGGGCGGACCGGATTCCCGCCGTGCTGCACCTCGACGGAACCGCCCGCCTCCAGACCGTCGACGAGTCGTCCCCGTGCGCCGCCGCCCGCATCCTGGTCGAGTACACGCGAATCAGTGGCATCCCGGTGCTGTGCAACACCAGCGCCAACCTGGCCGGGCACGGGTTCTTCGCCGACGTGGCAACCGCCGCCCGCTGGGGCGGCGTGCGGTACGTGTGGAGCGACGGGCTGCTGTACACCAACGAGCAGTCCGGCTCATAA